In Sorghum bicolor cultivar BTx623 chromosome 8, Sorghum_bicolor_NCBIv3, whole genome shotgun sequence, one genomic interval encodes:
- the LOC110429917 gene encoding uncharacterized protein LOC110429917: MSNIKYIIASADDDDDGEQTSRFGCLAMLRFAVAAAVTVVTITVVSLVIDAVLPSQDMSLSVNNGYIGADAFWNTTFPATATSKSSSPPVPAENHHPSSLDKVAKPATGAGAPKLSRRRRGVERPLPLPKECFLGCSGGDREPTTQVTYKKAQRINLRVILIANNPRGRTKIDCDGTRVSLIDMEPPYGQIGKVTLKNFTVPPQTTITLQKRLSIINTSYIWENYHLASRFRALVLVTSSVTYYPLGKKGKTIQQSYVCQPVTIGLIQDEATYASDNVQCTATISG, translated from the exons ATGAGTAACATAAAATATATCATTGCaagcgccgacgacgacgacgatggcgaGCAAACAAGCAGATTCGGATGTCTCGCCATGCTGCGCTTCGCGGTGGCTGCCGCGGTAACCGTGGTCACCATCACCGTGGTCTCATTGGTGATCGACGCCGTGCTCCCCTCCCAAGACATGAGCCTCTCCGTGAACAATGGATACATCGGCGCCGACGCCTTTTGGAACACAACGTTTCCTGCTACTGCAACATCcaagtcgtcgtcgccgcctgtGCCAGCAGAGAATCATCATCCAAGCTCCCTTGACAAGGTAGCAAAACCGGCAACAGGTGCAGGAGCACCCAAGctcagtcgtcgtcgtcgag GTGTCGAACGACCATTGCCACTTCCCAAGGAATGCTTCCTTGGCTGTTCCGGTGGGGATCGTGAGCCTACTACTCAGGTGACATACAAGAAGGCGCAGCGGATAAATCTTCGCGTCATCCTCATCGCCAACAACCCCCGCGGCCGCACCAAGATCGACTGCGACGGCACCCGCGTGAGCCTCATCGACATGGAGCCCCCGTACGGGCAGATTGGCAAAGTGACTCTGAAGAACTTCACTGTGCCTCCACAGACGACGATCACGCTGCAGAAACGGCTCAGCATCATAAACACCAGCTACATCTGGGAGAACTACCACTTAGCGTCCAGGTTCCGCGCCCTGGTGCTGGTGACCTCGAGTGTCACCTACTATCCGCTGGGGAAGAAAGGGAAAACGATACAGCAGAGCTACGTGTGCCAGCCGGTCACCATCGGCCTGATACAGGACGAAGCCACCTACGCCAGCGACAATGTTCAATGCACGGCCACTATCTCGGGATAA